One Paenibacillus riograndensis SBR5 DNA segment encodes these proteins:
- a CDS encoding helix-turn-helix transcriptional regulator has product MSTQTRLQALSDFLKARRAAISPASAGLPQGTRRRTPGLRREEVAQLAGVSNTWYTWLEQGRDIKVSPSVLDCIAGALQLTKDERSYLFALALENGSGAAPYPPQEELSVINPSLQKILHELTTCPTIISDRRCNIVGWNDAAAHVFLDFAKLPPEERNMISLLFVRKEFKRLAVNWQQFVRGYLSIFRAYYGQYVEDRWYDDFIAEMKERHPEFHPLWEESRVSSAPDVVLEFRHAKAGKMLFHLTSLQVHGSTDLRCSIYTPAGDSNTEAKLRQLMEQQV; this is encoded by the coding sequence ATGTCTACCCAGACAAGGCTTCAGGCGTTATCGGATTTTTTAAAAGCCCGGCGTGCAGCGATTTCTCCAGCTTCCGCCGGATTGCCCCAGGGCACGCGCAGACGGACTCCGGGCTTGCGGAGGGAAGAGGTGGCACAGCTGGCCGGAGTGAGCAATACCTGGTACACCTGGCTGGAGCAAGGCCGGGATATTAAAGTATCGCCGTCTGTCCTGGATTGTATTGCTGGCGCATTGCAGCTGACCAAAGATGAACGCAGCTATTTATTTGCCCTAGCACTGGAGAACGGGTCCGGAGCGGCTCCTTATCCGCCGCAGGAGGAGCTCTCCGTAATCAATCCTTCTCTCCAGAAGATCCTCCACGAGCTGACCACCTGCCCGACCATTATTTCCGACCGCCGCTGCAACATTGTAGGCTGGAATGACGCTGCGGCGCATGTTTTTTTGGATTTCGCCAAGCTGCCGCCGGAGGAGCGGAATATGATCTCCCTATTGTTCGTGCGGAAGGAGTTCAAGCGCCTGGCTGTGAACTGGCAGCAGTTCGTCAGAGGATATCTATCCATATTCCGGGCCTATTACGGCCAATATGTGGAGGATCGCTGGTATGATGACTTCATCGCAGAGATGAAGGAGCGGCATCCGGAGTTCCATCCGCTGTGGGAGGAGAGCCGGGTCAGCTCGGCCCCGGATGTGGTCCTTGAATTCCGTCACGCCAAAGCAGGGAAAATGCTGTTCCATTTGACCTCGCTTCAAGTTCACGGCAGTACGGATCTGCGGTGCAGCATCTATACCCCGGCAGGGGATTCCAATACTGAAGCCAAACTCAGGCAGCTGATGGAACAGCAGGTTTAG
- a CDS encoding citrate synthase/methylcitrate synthase, whose protein sequence is MAKVTGLEGVVAGETDIGLVDGERGYLVYRGYWAKELAVTRCYEEVAFLLWNGYLPSAEELEQLKNEMAASRKLPEYIRRIIELLPASVPMMLVLQSTVAALGEQGNAAWPPAQGEAVRLAAILPTIIAYRYRTLNGLTPLEPLPELGHAANYLYMLTGEKPTEAHVKALSAYQILCMEHGMNASTFAARVVLSTESDMYASVAGAIGAMKGPLHGGAPYEVISMLEAIGTKERAEPWLRNALENGNKLMGFGHRIYKTKDPRAEALQIATQEMIGTDPSFDLALHVEAAAIRLLEEYKPGRRLFTNVEFYAAAILKALELSPDIFTPTFTAGRIIGWTAHIIEQAANNRIFRPQSIYTGPMPRNEFYIERT, encoded by the coding sequence ATGGCAAAAGTGACCGGATTAGAAGGCGTAGTAGCAGGAGAAACCGACATCGGATTGGTCGATGGGGAGAGGGGGTATCTGGTATACCGGGGATATTGGGCTAAAGAGCTTGCAGTGACACGTTGCTACGAAGAAGTGGCTTTTTTACTGTGGAACGGGTACTTGCCATCAGCGGAGGAGCTGGAGCAGTTGAAGAACGAGATGGCCGCCTCCCGCAAGCTGCCTGAGTATATCCGGCGGATCATTGAGCTGCTGCCCGCTTCCGTTCCGATGATGCTGGTGCTGCAAAGTACGGTTGCCGCCCTGGGAGAACAGGGGAATGCTGCTTGGCCGCCGGCACAAGGGGAGGCGGTAAGGCTTGCAGCTATCCTGCCGACCATTATTGCTTACAGATACCGTACACTGAACGGGTTAACACCTCTGGAACCGTTGCCCGAACTAGGCCATGCCGCCAATTACTTATACATGCTAACCGGTGAAAAACCAACGGAGGCCCATGTGAAGGCACTCAGTGCTTATCAGATTTTGTGCATGGAGCACGGCATGAATGCTTCAACCTTCGCTGCCCGCGTGGTGCTGTCTACCGAATCGGATATGTATGCATCAGTCGCCGGAGCGATCGGAGCAATGAAAGGCCCGCTGCACGGCGGAGCGCCTTATGAGGTGATCTCCATGCTTGAGGCTATCGGAACCAAGGAGCGGGCGGAGCCGTGGCTGCGCAATGCCCTGGAGAACGGAAACAAGCTGATGGGCTTCGGCCACCGGATCTACAAGACCAAAGATCCGCGCGCAGAAGCGCTTCAGATTGCAACACAGGAAATGATCGGTACAGATCCTTCCTTTGATCTGGCACTGCATGTGGAGGCTGCTGCTATCCGTCTCCTTGAAGAATATAAGCCTGGACGCCGGCTGTTCACCAATGTGGAATTTTATGCCGCCGCTATTCTGAAGGCACTTGAGCTTTCGCCTGATATTTTCACACCTACCTTCACTGCCGGCAGAATCATCGGCTGGACCGCTCATATTATAGAGCAGGCCGCCAATAACCGGATTTTCCGTCCGCAATCCATCTACACGGGACCTATGCCCCGGAATGAATTCTATATAGAGCGAACATGA